Within Spinacia oleracea cultivar Varoflay chromosome 4, BTI_SOV_V1, whole genome shotgun sequence, the genomic segment cctttagaagcttcactcgaagacttcccaatttgttccttctctggaacatcgaggatccacataatatatgaggatctcgccttaggaactcgcctaaggatctcgccttgcttaatgattatttcttcaatgtagtgtctgacatggatcaattacttgcttatattccacgttgcttagtttatccaactcaggatctccttaacttagcattatccctctaaggatctcggaacctattatgcaacataacttaaccaattgtcaggagtttgctttgtcatcatcaaaactttagggtcaacagaTTTATTCTCAGACTATCATTTATTTCAGACTAAAAGTTCCCCACTCCTCCATCTCTACTTATTTTCGCATTCAtcctttttcattttttccattAACAAAGAAAAACAATTATCAGTGTGATGAGTTTCATGCtattttattataataaattatttggTACAGTGTATAAAATTGCCCATTACTCCATCCGTAGTTTATTATGAGCCATACTTATCATTTTCACCGTATTTTATTAGAGCTCTGTTttgtttgacttatttcagacaaaataagttcagatgataaaaattagaaaaaaataagtttttttttccataCATTTTCATATACAAATacgtttatttcagacaaaataagtatttttagataaaataaatttggataatgtaagttcagtcaaaataagtagAATAGACCAGAACCATATGAGTcacatttttagtaacttttctacttcaccttctaattatttaatatatctaatttcctATAGGGATTGCCACTATAATAAACAACCTATCTACTTTGATTACTCTGTAAAATACTTTTCCATCATCTTTTTTCTATGTATTTATTACTCTCTACCccacttacttttttttttttttattagatttaactttttttttaatatgcgTAACAGTCAACATGTGACTTCTAATAAAATATAGAGGAAGTAACATAAGGATCAAATTAAACTAAAAATCTCATGCAAGAAAGTAAATTAAAGAGACATAATTACCAAACCAAGGCGTTGCACTTTTTTTATGTACCGTACCATGTGTCCATGTTAACACTTAACACGAAGCTCTTTAATTTTCTTGCATTTGCATAGACTTTACAACATGGTTTTGGAGTTTTGGGTATGTATGAAGTAATAAAGAGTAATTAAGGAGTAATTAACAACAAACTACTACTCCGTATTCACTATTGAGGATCAAGGAAGAACCAAATAAAATCCCGAAGAATTTTTACTAATagataattaatatttacataatcaCATACATTTACAAAGAATTATACATAAAAAATTCATCATAATATTTTCAAAGAAATTTATAACAAGTTGAACTTCAAGTCCACAATAGCTTGTTGGACCTTTTCAAGCGATGCAAGTTTTTCTTTGAGCTCCTCTACCTCATTATTTGTTGCTTCCAAACTAGCAATGGCGGATAATGTTAGTTTCAGCTTCATAAAAACAAATTTCATTTTCTAGCTCGACTACCTTTCGCAATTTTAATTCCATGTCTTTTTGATAATTTTCAAGTTGGTTCTTAAGCCCCTCTTCTTGCTTTCTTGAGGCTTCCAAACTAGGCTTGACAAACAAACCTTCCGTTCTAATAAACACAAGTTGTTTCTCAAGATCCATCACGTTTCGCAATTTCATTTCCATATCTTGATGAAACTCTTGACAACTTTTAAGTTGTTCCTTGAGCaaattttccttcatttttgagtcttggaaattactcttggttgacAATGCCTCAATCTTAGTATCTAAAATTTGTTTCTCGAGCTTCATTACCGTTTCCAATTTCATTTCGACGTCTTTTTGAAACTCTTCTAGGCCTAAAAGTTGTACATTGAGCATATTTTCCTCCTTTTTCGACGCTTTTAAACTAGCCTTGGTAGATAACACTCGGTAATGCACACATGAAACTTGTTTTTCAATCTCCAACACCTTATGCAACTTAATTTCAACATCCTCTTGAAATTTTAGCCGTGCTGAAAGTTGTTCTTTGAGCtctttttcctcttttcttaagGCATCCAAGTTAAACTTACTTATTAATGCCTCAAGATTAGTAGAAGAAACTTGTTTATGTAATTCCCCTACGTATACCTCAAacaatttattaattataatttcgcGACCTAAATTATCTTTCGTAAGCTCCTCAACCTTTTGGTTGGAGGCTCTTAAAGTAGCCTTGGTAGATGATAACTCACCCTTGGTTGAAGCTAACGCGGCTTCAGTTGATGAAAGTTGCCCTTCGAGCCATGCTATCCTATTCCTACCGGCTTTTATTTGTGAATTCCCCATAATTTTCGCCTTTACTTCTACAAATTAATATTAACAACACTAATAAGTAATAACACTATGTAACTTGAATTGCTGTCAAATTAAATAAACCGTAAAAGATGATCCTTACTAAAATTTGTTGcaatgggtttttttttttgttgcaagTAAAAAGATGTCGGTCACGTACAGTACACGTTAGGCATAGTATTAGTGTGTAATATTCTTCCCTTGTGCACGAGTTAATACCAAGATATATCAGATAAAATGATGTGGCCGGTTAAATTATTGTTTTCCAAACTACTTACTTCCAGAAACGAATAAATGAATAGCTAACCAAAAAGTAAAGAAACGAATAGATaagttgaaacttgaaactgtGAGATTAATGAGAAGAAAGGAAACTTTTTAACAATACGTAATATACAATCAAGACAATATTATCAGAATCCGAGAGTGCATCCATAGATTACGTAATGCAAACTAGCCGGATTGGTAAAGGTTCGGGGTTGTTGGATACTATACCCGGCCCTCGAATCCACGGCCCGAAACTCGACCACATCATTATCCTGTACGAGCTGAGTGTGCAACTCTCTAAAGAACCAGAAAATTTACAATTCATAAATTAATTAGGACCCCAACAACTTAAGTAGATGACTTTCCTAATAGATTCTTCTGACTGCTTCAATTTTTCATCCCTAATTTTCTGGGAAATTGAAGATGACCCAGAGATCAATTTAGCCTGAGAATAGGATCTAACTTTGTTCTTAACATGTTGATTAAGAGATTTAATAGTATAATTCCACCTTGTAAATCCTTGATCTTTCATCCCTTGTACTGCTGCAACTATCATCCATGCTCTACTTTTTGCTGAACtcatttttgttatttttaatcacaaaactttgaaatattaatttgaagATTATGGTTGATTAATTTGATTGAAGTTTAAAGCTTTAAATTGGGTTGATGGGGTGAAGCTTATTTATATAGGATGGGAGGAATAGAGAAAAGAATGGTGGGTTTGTATTTGTTGGCTGATTTGGAGAAAAACATAAGGAAGGGTGCCCCTAGTATTTTGGGAGACTACGGGGAAGGTCAGGTGGGTTCCTCAATTGTTATGGGACAGTTAATGTGAGAGTGAACACTCACGTTCAGCCAATAAGGTGCATTCATTGAATAAGAGGACTAATTACAAACTTAGTGAGCTATTATGGATAAGATGGGATTATGTGGAGAATCTTATGATGTTGGCCTTTTGGGTGTAGTCTTACTGTTCTCCGTATTACGTTAAACTATTTTGTAGATTCGACGGGCTGTCGTTAATACTTGGAGACATCGGTAAACTTATAAGGTTCAGGAATTACTCTTATTAATGTCAACACAAACTTTTCAATAATGACAGTTTTTGAGCATTTTTACAAGTGGGAGTACTGTGGGACTAGTAGAATAGTTAAGCAATACAGTACAAAGTATGCAATTTTCGTTaaaattatacacaaattttagtGGGGCTCTAACTAAAACTTTCATTGTTCCGCCCGGGGTGTCAGGCCATCCGAGCCATATATATAGAACATCCACCACTAATTTAGCAATTGATTTTAGTGTGGAACATCGTTGAGCTTATTAGTGGACATAACTCTATATTTAATTACCTTTAAATATTTGCTTAATTTATTCAAACTTGTTTAAGAGGTAGATCGAGGAAGGGTGACCAGTTATTGATCGATGAAATATACTCGATCGGGTTGTTTAAACCTGTCATCGCTAATCTTATTTGGATATTTCATTGAGATTGAAGAAGTTAATAATAAGCTCCGACATTGTTCTTAATAACATGTTGAAAAAACACTAATTGGTAGTTCCATCTCACAAATCCTTGATATTTTTTCACTTCTATTATGATCGAGGTTTCAGAAATAAGCAATTTAATTGAATGTGTAGTACGGAGTAATTTTTGATGAACTATAAATATAATCTTTAATAGGCTGGACATGGACCACATAGTATTATACTTCTTACTACATAGTTCGTACCAAGTACATAGATGAAATTTTGTTACTCCCATTACTGGTTAAGAGTTAAGGCGAGTTAGGGAAATCACGTGGGTTTGGGGGTTTCGGTAGTACGGAGCTGAGAAAGCGTGATAGGCCGCTTATGAGACGAGAAATGAATGAAAATGTCTTGTATGTATaaagtgtacaataaatttattgtacaccaatataacttttacccagtttTCTATTGTTGGTTATACTACCACACCTGCTGACACTATACCAGCAAAGCAAGCACACCACTGCAGAGCTACACTCAGCCACACTGGATCATACCCCATGTAACATAATACAGTTACATTATCAGCTAGTTTGTTAGCTAGTGTCAGCTAGGATGTTTATGATTGGTTGATAGTTTTTATACTGCATGCTGATTGGTTGTGCCAGCATTGCAGCAGAGTAGTATATATTGTTGCTCTTCCCTTATTGCTTAGTTTAAGAGAGGATATTCCCTAAGCTGTATCAGCATTCTTCTCTCTCTAAATAAAAGCTTCTCAGCAGTTCCTTTAATGGCTGCTTGTGCACCAAGTAAACTGTGTTCATATTGTTAGAAGTTAGCTTGTTttcaacatggtatcagagcagtgaTTATGATCCACAATCAACAGTTTTAGCTGAATCCGGAAATTTGTGTGCTTCTTCAAAATCTGATCTAATTTCTTTCTTGAGGTCTGTTAATCCTCTTACTGCTTAATTCTTTGTTTTCTGATAATCTGCTGGTGATTAGCTGTTTGTTGATAGCAATCTGGTCCTGTGATTGATAGATTTGCTAAATTTTCTTTTCATCTGAAATTCTGCTGTGTTTTTGGATAAATTTTGCTGTGATTTCAACCACATTCTCAAAAAATTTCGATTATCAACCTTTGTTTGATTCTTCTTTAATCAAAAATGGCACAAACACCACTACCACCAAACCAGGATCCATCTAGCCCTTTCTACTTACATCCTACAGACAACACTGCAAATCAATTGGTTTCAGTAAAGTTTAAGGGTGAAGGAGAAGCATATGGAGACTGGAGAAGAAGCATGATGATTTCCATGTCTTCTAAGAATAAACTAGGGTTTGTGAATGGAACGATTTCCAAACCTGATAATGATGATGCTACATACTTAGCTTGGATGAGATGCAATGACATGATGATATCCTGGTTGCTCTTTAATCTAGACTCAACCATAGCTAAGAGTGTGATGTATTTCAATACAGCTAGAGAGATTTGGTTGGATCTAGAAGACAGATTTGGTTTTGTTAATGGACCACAATTGTTTGCTTTAGAACAACAGGCTTCTGATATTACTCAAGGAACACAAAGTATTTCAGAATTTTTTCACTGAGATTAAGTCACTTTGGGACAAACTGAGTGCAGCAAACCCCTTGCCAGTTTGTACTTGTAATCTGTGCACCTGCAA encodes:
- the LOC110800034 gene encoding uncharacterized protein, whose product is MSSAKSRAWMIVAAVQGMKDQGFTRWNYTIKSLNQHVKNKVRSYSQAKLISGSSSISQKIRDEKLKQSEESIRKVIYLSCWGPN